A single region of the Ignavibacteria bacterium genome encodes:
- a CDS encoding response regulator transcription factor codes for MKKIKLLLIEDNRLLREGILNLLAGHDEFEVIASSGDNKSSYTKIRQLTPDVVLLDLGLRNQNSLRIVEILKEEFPTAKIIIMDLAPVQADIKLYLKAGANGFILKDATLNDFLVTIRTVAEGENVLPPHVVDSLFSKIIDLAIRDGKLKLNEAVIMTKREKEVMALLSEGMSNKEIAHKIHISAHTVKSHVHNIMEKLALHTRLEVANYSYTEEALLSITNSISVIPN; via the coding sequence ATGAAAAAAATAAAACTCTTGCTCATCGAAGACAATCGACTGCTCCGCGAAGGAATACTAAACCTTCTGGCGGGGCACGATGAATTTGAGGTGATTGCTTCATCGGGAGACAATAAAAGCAGCTACACGAAAATCAGACAACTGACCCCTGATGTTGTGCTGCTTGATCTCGGACTCCGCAATCAAAACAGTCTTCGAATAGTAGAAATTCTGAAAGAAGAATTTCCAACGGCAAAAATCATCATAATGGACCTTGCACCGGTACAGGCAGACATAAAACTCTACCTGAAAGCAGGTGCGAACGGTTTTATTCTGAAAGATGCCACCCTCAATGATTTCCTCGTAACAATCAGAACTGTTGCCGAAGGCGAAAATGTACTCCCCCCACATGTTGTCGATTCCCTTTTCTCAAAAATAATTGACCTCGCTATCCGTGACGGGAAGCTTAAGCTAAATGAAGCCGTAATCATGACCAAACGGGAAAAAGAAGTGATGGCATTGTTGAGCGAAGGGATGAGCAACAAGGAAATTGCCCACAAAATACATATCTCCGCACATACTGTGAAGAGTCATGTTCATAATATTATGGAGAAGCTCGCACTTCATACACGGCTTGAAGTAGCCAACTATTCATATACTGAAGAAGCACTGCTTTCAATTACAAACAGTATTTCTGTAATTCCAAACTAA
- a CDS encoding PRC-barrel domain-containing protein, with protein MQRGLNGLTGYTIKARNGELGKVAEFYFDDETWIIRYMVVETGNWLFNRKVLIPHKALGSVDWDEGIFHVNLTMKQVSDSPDIDSKMTISRAQEIELYSHYSYSNYWGEPFYTESASAMVANSIPSAEAVQMPKKQKKDSHLCSSEKIKGFQIQTHEGMAGLVADFIVDDVTWMLNFMVISRHNRSQDENMLISPKWIEEIDWIESKVSVNISKETIEQGPGFDPLIPVARDF; from the coding sequence ATGCAACGAGGATTAAATGGCTTGACCGGATATACGATAAAAGCCAGAAACGGTGAACTTGGGAAGGTTGCCGAATTCTACTTTGATGATGAAACCTGGATTATCCGTTACATGGTTGTTGAGACAGGCAACTGGTTGTTCAACCGAAAAGTGCTCATTCCACACAAAGCCTTGGGTTCTGTGGATTGGGATGAAGGCATTTTCCATGTGAATCTTACGATGAAGCAAGTATCCGACAGTCCTGATATCGATTCGAAAATGACGATTTCGCGGGCGCAGGAAATAGAGCTCTATTCCCATTATTCTTATTCGAACTACTGGGGTGAGCCTTTTTATACTGAATCGGCTTCAGCGATGGTGGCAAACAGTATACCGAGCGCCGAGGCGGTTCAGATGCCAAAAAAACAGAAGAAGGATTCACATCTCTGCAGTTCCGAGAAAATCAAAGGTTTTCAGATTCAGACTCATGAAGGCATGGCAGGACTTGTAGCCGACTTCATTGTCGATGATGTAACCTGGATGTTGAACTTCATGGTTATCTCGCGGCACAACCGTTCTCAGGATGAAAACATGCTCATTTCGCCAAAATGGATCGAGGAAATTGACTGGATTGAATCGAAAGTCTCTGTAAATATTTCGAAAGAGACGATTGAACAGGGACCCGGATTTGACCCCCTTATCCCGGTAGCGAGAGATTTCTAA
- a CDS encoding ABC transporter permease, which yields MPLSNFFVEITSLTMFTLRFFKELFLPPYEINEFIKQSVNIGYRSVALVGITGFIIGLVLTIQSRPTLAKFGAESLLAAMVAVSIVREIGPVITALIVAGKVGSGIGAELSSMKVTEQIDAMQVSWTNPFKYLVVTRVLAATLMLPLLVIFSDAIGIFGAFVGVNLKGDVSANLFITQVFQSLEFKDLMPAIVKTFFFGFAIGLIGCYKGYNAENGTEGVGKAANSAVVFASLVVFIIDMVAVQITSLLQY from the coding sequence ATGCCGCTAAGCAATTTCTTTGTGGAGATTACTTCTCTTACCATGTTTACTCTTAGATTCTTCAAAGAGCTCTTTCTTCCCCCGTATGAGATTAACGAGTTTATAAAACAATCGGTGAACATCGGATACCGTTCTGTTGCTCTGGTCGGGATAACGGGGTTCATTATAGGGCTCGTTCTCACGATCCAGTCCCGCCCGACACTGGCAAAGTTTGGAGCTGAATCACTCCTGGCAGCCATGGTTGCTGTTTCGATCGTGAGGGAGATAGGTCCCGTCATCACTGCTCTAATAGTAGCAGGAAAAGTGGGATCAGGAATTGGTGCGGAACTTTCATCGATGAAAGTGACAGAGCAGATCGATGCCATGCAGGTATCATGGACAAATCCGTTCAAGTATCTGGTTGTGACGCGTGTGTTGGCAGCAACTCTCATGTTGCCGCTTCTTGTGATTTTTTCAGATGCCATCGGCATCTTTGGTGCATTTGTGGGAGTAAATCTGAAAGGTGATGTGAGTGCAAACCTCTTCATAACCCAGGTGTTCCAAAGTCTGGAATTTAAGGACCTGATGCCCGCAATCGTCAAAACATTTTTCTTTGGATTTGCGATAGGATTGATTGGATGTTACAAGGGATACAATGCCGAGAATGGAACCGAAGGGGTTGGTAAAGCAGCCAATTCGGCGGTGGTTTTTGCATCCCTTGTCGTTTTTATTATAGATATGGTGGCAGTGCAGATTACAAGCCTGCTGCAGTACTAA
- a CDS encoding ATP-binding cassette domain-containing protein yields MKKDASGREVVVEMQKLKKSFGNKHVLEEINFSMYKGENLAILGKSGTGKSVLIKCIAGLLKQDEGNLHLFGKDIATLSNQKLEAARKRIGFLFQSGALYDSMTVRENLEFPLKRQKNKPGVDEMNELVIEALRNVGLEDTIDKQTTGLSGGMRKRLGLARTLILKPEIMLYDEPTTGLDPITSREISNLIIEIQRKYNTSSIIITHDIACVKITADRVIVLKDGRCFAEGTFDELQNSADEWVSSFLKD; encoded by the coding sequence ATGAAAAAAGATGCTTCCGGCAGGGAAGTGGTTGTCGAGATGCAAAAGCTTAAAAAATCGTTCGGAAACAAGCATGTACTTGAAGAGATTAATTTTTCGATGTACAAGGGGGAAAACCTTGCAATTCTGGGGAAATCAGGTACGGGGAAGTCCGTATTGATAAAATGTATTGCCGGACTTCTCAAACAGGATGAGGGGAATCTTCACCTCTTCGGGAAAGATATTGCAACTCTGAGTAATCAGAAACTGGAGGCAGCGAGAAAAAGGATCGGTTTTCTGTTCCAGAGCGGTGCACTTTACGATTCGATGACCGTAAGAGAGAATCTGGAATTTCCGCTGAAAAGACAGAAAAATAAACCCGGCGTTGATGAAATGAATGAACTGGTTATCGAGGCACTTCGAAATGTAGGACTCGAAGACACAATTGACAAGCAGACGACGGGACTTTCAGGTGGAATGAGGAAGAGACTTGGACTGGCGAGAACTCTCATTTTAAAACCTGAAATTATGCTGTACGATGAACCGACAACCGGTCTTGATCCTATTACATCCAGAGAGATCAGTAATCTGATAATCGAAATACAGCGGAAATATAATACATCATCAATAATCATTACGCACGATATTGCATGTGTAAAGATCACCGCTGACAGGGTAATAGTATTAAAGGACGGGAGATGCTTCGCCGAAGGGACATTCGACGAGCTCCAAAATTCTGCTGACGAGTGGGTCAGCTCATTTTTAAAGGACTGA
- a CDS encoding MCE family protein, whose amino-acid sequence MKNDTKNKVRLGMFILAGVAVLIIAVYFIGDKQQIFTSTFKLKTIFRDVGGLQVGSNVRFSGINVGTVEEITITSDTSVRVSLLVEDGVRKFIKKNALASINSDGLMGSKILTINPGSGLARMVEDGDVIAASKPIDIDAVMMSLKGTIDDAANITNDLSRITGSIAAGKGTIGKLLMDPDLSNDFGAIVLNLHQGSESFLELTNRAKSLQTSIDNINLFTGDLARITKKMENGEGAVGRLFMDTTFALQLDSIVFNLNEGSKGLRELTYSTNKSLHNNIDSIFINIKDATRGFKDLMEKAQSSWLLWGF is encoded by the coding sequence ATGAAAAACGATACCAAAAACAAAGTCAGGCTTGGGATGTTCATCCTTGCCGGAGTGGCGGTATTAATCATTGCCGTTTACTTTATCGGTGACAAGCAACAAATATTTACCTCGACATTCAAGCTTAAAACCATTTTCAGAGATGTCGGAGGACTTCAGGTCGGAAGTAATGTACGATTCTCAGGGATTAATGTTGGTACGGTTGAGGAAATTACAATTACAAGCGACACCAGTGTAAGGGTTTCATTGCTTGTTGAAGACGGAGTGAGAAAATTCATCAAAAAGAATGCGCTCGCAAGCATCAACTCAGACGGACTGATGGGGAGCAAGATTTTGACAATCAACCCCGGAAGCGGTCTCGCCAGAATGGTTGAGGATGGAGATGTAATAGCCGCCTCCAAACCAATAGACATAGATGCTGTAATGATGTCGCTTAAGGGCACCATTGACGATGCAGCCAATATAACAAATGACCTTTCCCGAATTACAGGCTCGATAGCAGCCGGAAAAGGAACCATCGGGAAACTTCTGATGGACCCTGATCTCTCCAACGATTTCGGTGCCATTGTGCTCAATCTTCATCAGGGATCTGAAAGTTTTCTGGAACTTACGAACAGGGCAAAATCGCTGCAGACCTCAATAGACAACATCAATCTTTTCACCGGAGATCTCGCACGAATTACAAAAAAAATGGAGAACGGGGAGGGAGCTGTCGGAAGACTTTTTATGGATACGACATTTGCACTGCAGCTTGACTCAATAGTTTTTAATCTGAACGAAGGTTCAAAAGGTTTGCGCGAGCTAACCTACTCAACCAATAAAAGCCTGCACAACAATATCGATTCGATTTTTATAAATATTAAAGATGCCACCCGCGGGTTTAAAGACCTGATGGAAAAGGCGCAAAGCTCCTGGTTGCTTTGGGGGTTCTAA
- a CDS encoding Ig-like domain-containing protein — translation MNKFKQNVKKWLIPLILGLVLTSCDERIGLITPPLVTSPTVSSTSPANADTGVALNTKIAVTFSEEMDSLSITTATFTLMQGNTFTSGTVRYNGLTATFTPESNLEPYTTYIGTITTGAKSRAGKAIQNNYVWSFFTGASATVTPPIVSFTDPANSETGVALNQKIAATFSKAMDASTITTASFTVMQGSVFISGTVSYVGTTATFIPSSNLVSSTTYTATITTGAKDLTGNSMVKNYVWIFTTGVAAVVTPPTVSSTDPLNGATAIPFNQKVSATFSKTMDASTVTTATFTLAEGSAFVAGTVTYVGRTATFSPTINLKANTLYVATITTGAKDLTGNNLVENYVWKFTTGAGAVITPPVISSIDPVNAATGVPLNQKIAATFSKTMDATTITGATFILKQGFASVPGFVSYFGTTATFAPATNLLPNTTYTVTITTGARDLAGIALENNYTWNFTTGLAVVIVPPSVSSTDPSNNATGIALNQKISATFSKAMDPSTLTTATFTLSEGSSFVSGTIQYVGMTATFIPSVNLLSATTYTATITTGAKDLTNNSIVENYVWRFTTGAGAVVTPPIVTSTVPVNQATGVPLNQKIAATFSKSMDASTITGATFTLKQGNNSVSGFVSYFGTTATFTPATNLAANTVYTATITTGVKDLTGNALVNNYVWTFTTGTGAVITPPVVSSTDPLNNATGVPLNQKIAATFSKTMDASTITTATFTLKHGTTVVSGFVSYLGTTASFSPTNNLLANTLYTATITTGAKDLTGNALVNDYVWTFTTGGGAIITPPIVISTSPSNLATGVPLNQKVSATFSKSMDPSTITNSTFTLKDGSNPVSGFVSYFGTTATFTPSSNLQPNTQYTGTITTGAKDLTGNALENNYVWTFTTGAAVVITPPTVILTDPLNNATGVPVTKKITATFSKAMDPSTITTATFTLMQGATFVAGTVSYSGMVATYTPSSNLALGTVYTATINTGAKDLAGNALAANYVWKFTTGFATGQLPVNLGSAARFAILSNSAITNVPTSAITGDVGIYPGARGAITGLTLPEVTGTIFAADDPEPVPSMLIAAKLAAQVAYLDAISAARGTPTPLSGNINGLTLVPGLYQSGTSIELSAGGIVYFDAQGDPNAVFIIRSSTSITTLSTSQVVLTGGAQAKNIFWSAGSAITLGTNSKMFGTLIASTSISLLTGSRLDGRALIQGAAAGQISLDQSTIVVPPSKRQK, via the coding sequence ATGAACAAATTTAAGCAAAATGTAAAGAAGTGGTTGATCCCGCTCATACTGGGCCTGGTTTTGACCAGTTGTGATGAACGAATCGGACTTATCACTCCCCCCCTGGTAACATCACCTACAGTAAGCTCGACCTCGCCGGCTAATGCCGATACGGGCGTGGCGCTGAATACAAAGATAGCTGTTACATTCAGTGAGGAGATGGATTCTCTTTCAATCACCACCGCAACTTTTACACTGATGCAAGGAAACACCTTCACATCAGGTACAGTTCGCTACAACGGTTTAACTGCCACATTCACACCTGAAAGTAATCTGGAACCATATACCACATATATTGGTACGATTACCACAGGTGCAAAGAGCCGCGCAGGCAAAGCCATCCAAAACAACTATGTCTGGAGTTTCTTTACAGGAGCTTCTGCAACTGTTACGCCACCAATTGTGAGCTTTACTGACCCGGCAAATTCCGAGACAGGTGTGGCTCTTAATCAGAAAATTGCTGCCACATTCAGCAAGGCGATGGATGCCTCAACGATAACAACAGCCTCCTTCACAGTAATGCAAGGAAGTGTTTTTATATCGGGAACCGTAAGCTATGTAGGCACTACAGCCACATTCATACCTTCAAGCAATCTTGTATCCAGCACAACTTACACAGCAACAATTACCACAGGTGCAAAAGACCTTACAGGTAATTCAATGGTAAAGAACTATGTCTGGATATTCACAACAGGAGTTGCGGCAGTGGTAACACCACCGACAGTTTCCTCGACTGATCCTTTGAATGGAGCGACAGCAATTCCGTTTAATCAGAAAGTCTCGGCTACATTCAGCAAGACCATGGATGCTTCAACAGTAACCACTGCCACATTTACGCTGGCGGAAGGTTCTGCATTTGTTGCAGGTACCGTTACTTATGTAGGCAGAACAGCAACATTTTCACCAACAATCAATCTTAAAGCAAACACACTCTATGTAGCAACAATTACCACCGGAGCAAAAGATCTGACGGGTAATAACCTTGTAGAGAACTATGTATGGAAATTTACCACAGGAGCCGGTGCAGTAATTACACCTCCTGTAATCAGTTCAATTGATCCCGTAAATGCAGCCACAGGTGTTCCGCTTAATCAGAAGATAGCAGCCACATTCAGCAAAACGATGGATGCTACCACGATCACGGGTGCAACTTTTATTCTGAAACAGGGATTTGCCTCGGTACCCGGATTTGTTTCATATTTTGGAACAACCGCTACCTTTGCTCCGGCAACAAATCTTCTTCCTAACACAACCTACACCGTAACCATTACGACGGGTGCAAGAGACCTTGCCGGCATCGCACTTGAAAACAATTATACATGGAACTTCACAACCGGTCTGGCAGTGGTAATTGTACCGCCGTCAGTAAGTTCGACAGATCCTTCGAATAATGCGACAGGAATTGCTTTAAATCAGAAGATTTCAGCAACTTTCAGCAAGGCGATGGACCCTTCAACGCTAACAACAGCCACATTTACACTTTCCGAAGGATCATCATTCGTATCAGGAACCATACAATATGTTGGAATGACTGCTACATTTATACCTTCGGTCAATCTGTTGTCAGCAACGACATATACAGCTACCATCACCACCGGTGCAAAAGACCTTACAAACAATTCAATTGTTGAAAATTATGTATGGCGTTTTACTACAGGTGCAGGAGCGGTTGTAACTCCTCCGATTGTGACATCAACCGTGCCGGTTAATCAGGCAACGGGTGTTCCTCTCAATCAGAAGATAGCAGCCACTTTCAGCAAATCGATGGATGCAAGCACCATTACAGGAGCAACATTTACTTTGAAACAGGGTAACAACTCCGTTTCCGGTTTCGTCTCCTACTTTGGTACAACAGCAACTTTCACACCTGCTACAAATCTTGCTGCCAATACTGTGTATACAGCGACGATAACGACAGGCGTAAAGGATTTGACCGGAAACGCACTTGTTAACAATTATGTATGGACATTCACCACAGGCACAGGAGCGGTAATCACTCCACCTGTAGTAAGTTCCACTGATCCGCTAAACAACGCGACCGGCGTTCCGTTGAATCAGAAAATAGCAGCCACCTTCAGTAAGACGATGGATGCCTCGACCATAACGACCGCTACTTTTACTTTAAAGCACGGCACGACAGTAGTCTCAGGTTTTGTCTCCTATCTCGGAACAACTGCTTCTTTCTCACCGACAAACAACCTTCTGGCAAATACTCTCTATACAGCAACCATAACTACCGGAGCGAAAGATCTAACCGGCAACGCACTGGTTAACGATTATGTATGGACATTTACCACAGGCGGCGGAGCCATAATAACTCCACCGATTGTTATATCGACTTCACCTTCAAATCTCGCAACCGGTGTTCCGTTGAATCAGAAAGTCTCCGCGACCTTCAGCAAATCGATGGATCCGTCAACGATAACCAACTCGACATTCACCCTTAAGGATGGTTCAAACCCTGTTTCAGGTTTTGTATCATACTTTGGCACTACTGCCACATTTACACCTTCGAGCAATTTGCAACCGAATACTCAGTATACGGGCACAATTACCACAGGTGCAAAAGACCTTACCGGAAATGCTCTTGAGAACAATTATGTCTGGACATTTACCACGGGAGCAGCGGTTGTAATTACCCCTCCGACTGTGATACTTACAGACCCGTTGAACAACGCGACCGGAGTCCCTGTAACTAAAAAGATTACTGCCACATTCAGCAAGGCCATGGATCCTTCAACTATAACAACTGCCACCTTCACACTGATGCAGGGTGCCACTTTTGTTGCAGGAACCGTAAGCTACAGCGGTATGGTGGCAACATACACACCTTCAAGCAATCTTGCTTTGGGTACAGTGTATACTGCGACAATAAACACAGGAGCTAAGGATCTAGCAGGAAACGCTCTTGCTGCTAATTATGTCTGGAAGTTCACGACCGGATTCGCAACGGGTCAGTTGCCTGTGAACCTCGGTTCGGCAGCAAGATTCGCTATTCTCTCAAATTCGGCGATAACAAATGTTCCGACCTCAGCCATTACCGGTGATGTTGGTATTTATCCCGGAGCGAGAGGCGCAATCACTGGTCTTACTCTTCCTGAAGTAACAGGTACCATCTTCGCAGCAGACGATCCCGAGCCGGTTCCATCGATGTTGATTGCAGCAAAACTTGCAGCTCAGGTTGCATATCTTGACGCTATATCGGCAGCCCGTGGAACACCGACACCACTAAGCGGAAACATAAACGGTCTTACTCTTGTACCGGGACTTTATCAGTCAGGTACATCGATCGAGCTATCCGCCGGAGGCATCGTCTATTTTGATGCACAGGGTGACCCGAATGCCGTCTTCATAATCAGAAGTTCCACTTCGATAACAACCCTGTCGACAAGTCAGGTGGTCTTAACGGGTGGAGCACAAGCCAAAAACATATTCTGGTCAGCGGGTTCTGCCATCACTCTTGGAACAAACTCCAAAATGTTCGGAACGCTGATTGCCAGCACTTCAATCTCACTGCTCACAGGTTCACGACTTGACGGGCGGGCTCTGATTCAGGGTGCAGCAGCCGGCCAAATATCACTTGACCAAAGCACTATTGTTGTGCCGCCGTCGAAAAGGCAAAAATAA
- a CDS encoding OmpA family protein, which yields MKTLIKTLALVLAFSLGVIQAQTAVNSWVLGFGLTYPRLYSANITTLNTNWGAYGSIQRNFSENVGLRLRGGYANLNGEWTDMNFNKVKASTDLVTADLDLIFFLVPCAPVSPYLFAGVGANYKSTSNPQTAFPDENKFGSQLNVGLGAEFKFSPIWSVVAEFGYHVTNNSELEGTIVPAEINGHDSWMALNLGFNYTFQKGDNSKDCEPCEGIRADKDMTDYNRIEDMINKHIPKEVVKEVIREIYVDKYIIAVAEDKLVLVGVNFAWGKSDLLPESYVVLDKSVKLLKDRSTVKVEIEGYTDYTGPVEYNQQLSVDRAQRVKDYLVQNGIDASRLTIVGYGEGNPIADNTTEEGRAMNRRIVFRILK from the coding sequence ATGAAAACATTGATAAAAACACTTGCATTGGTGCTGGCATTCAGTCTCGGCGTCATCCAAGCACAAACAGCAGTGAACAGCTGGGTGTTGGGCTTTGGCCTGACTTATCCCCGATTGTATTCTGCGAACATAACCACCCTGAATACCAATTGGGGCGCCTATGGGTCGATCCAGAGGAATTTCTCGGAAAATGTCGGACTCAGATTAAGAGGCGGCTATGCAAATCTTAATGGCGAGTGGACAGACATGAACTTCAACAAGGTGAAAGCATCCACGGATCTGGTAACAGCGGATCTCGACCTTATTTTCTTCCTTGTACCCTGTGCCCCTGTTTCGCCTTATCTTTTCGCGGGAGTTGGCGCCAACTACAAAAGCACCAGCAATCCGCAGACAGCATTCCCTGACGAGAATAAATTCGGTTCACAACTTAATGTCGGTCTGGGAGCAGAGTTCAAATTCAGCCCCATCTGGTCTGTAGTTGCAGAATTCGGCTATCATGTAACCAACAATTCAGAACTCGAAGGGACAATTGTTCCGGCAGAGATCAACGGACATGATTCCTGGATGGCGCTTAACCTCGGATTCAATTACACATTCCAAAAGGGTGACAATTCAAAGGATTGCGAACCATGCGAAGGAATTAGAGCTGACAAAGACATGACCGATTACAACAGAATTGAAGACATGATCAACAAACACATCCCAAAAGAGGTTGTGAAGGAAGTTATCCGTGAGATCTATGTCGACAAATATATTATCGCAGTTGCAGAAGACAAACTTGTACTCGTTGGCGTGAACTTCGCCTGGGGCAAATCTGACCTCCTTCCTGAGTCCTATGTTGTTCTCGACAAATCTGTTAAACTGTTGAAAGACAGATCGACAGTGAAGGTTGAGATAGAAGGCTACACTGATTACACAGGACCTGTTGAATACAACCAGCAACTCTCGGTCGATCGTGCTCAGAGAGTGAAAGATTACCTCGTGCAGAACGGCATCGATGCAAGCAGACTCACCATAGTAGGTTATGGAGAAGGCAACCCGATTGCCGACAACACAACTGAAGAAGGCAGAGCAATGAACAGACGAATAGTCTTTAGAATCCTTAAATAA
- a CDS encoding OmpA family protein, protein MKTLTTIWLLLVGISQIATAQTMVHPTNNNAMSNIFAITIEGGVTLGLTDYKTNTMNYDGKLSLEYYFPSTGQSNIGLRVFGQKATITGKDVPVGAVNVTNEFTTTMDLIGAGIIYTLSIGDAFYPWVGVGGSALWFTPKDANKTLLPNKAAGLYKDMMIAYNGDAGIKIFVSKKMSFNLSGGIVLGTNDYLDDINGGSGNDLFITANAGLSYNIGRETDTDGDGVPNSDDACPGTQAGVKVDEFGCPIDTDKDGVPDYMDKCANTPKEAKVDAQGCPLDSDGDLVPDYLDKCQNTPRAAKVDAFGCPLDTDGDGVPDYLDKCTNTPKGAKVDAAGCPVDSDGDGVADYLDKCPSTPAKTEVDADGCPLKKEVEVIVIEKEPTVVVLSGDANFEFGKATLLPSAYSDLDALAKTMKENPMYKWEVAGHTDGVGPAAYNLELSKQRAQSVVTYLTNHGVDKNSLKMVGYGKDNPIGSNDTPEGRAMNRRVEIKLLSKN, encoded by the coding sequence TTGAAAACACTTACAACAATATGGCTTTTACTTGTTGGTATCAGCCAGATAGCAACAGCACAAACAATGGTGCACCCGACCAACAACAATGCGATGTCAAATATTTTTGCCATCACGATTGAAGGTGGTGTAACCCTTGGACTTACCGATTATAAAACAAACACCATGAACTACGACGGGAAGCTTTCCCTCGAATATTACTTCCCTTCAACGGGCCAGAGCAATATTGGTTTAAGAGTTTTTGGTCAAAAAGCAACAATAACCGGTAAAGATGTCCCTGTAGGGGCAGTGAATGTCACAAATGAATTCACAACAACAATGGATCTTATCGGAGCCGGAATCATTTACACACTCTCAATCGGTGATGCATTCTACCCCTGGGTAGGCGTCGGCGGTTCAGCTTTGTGGTTCACTCCCAAGGATGCAAATAAAACCCTTCTACCCAACAAGGCAGCCGGTCTCTATAAAGACATGATGATCGCCTACAATGGTGATGCAGGTATCAAAATCTTTGTATCCAAAAAAATGAGCTTCAATTTAAGCGGTGGTATCGTTCTTGGTACAAACGATTATCTTGATGATATAAACGGTGGATCAGGAAACGACCTTTTTATTACCGCGAATGCAGGTCTCTCCTATAATATAGGAAGAGAAACTGACACTGACGGTGACGGAGTTCCAAATTCTGACGACGCATGCCCCGGTACACAGGCAGGTGTCAAGGTTGATGAATTCGGATGCCCGATCGATACTGATAAAGACGGAGTTCCTGATTATATGGACAAATGTGCAAATACTCCAAAAGAAGCAAAAGTGGATGCACAGGGATGCCCGCTCGATTCTGATGGTGACCTTGTTCCCGATTATCTTGACAAGTGTCAGAATACCCCCAGAGCCGCAAAAGTTGACGCTTTTGGATGCCCACTTGATACTGATGGTGACGGCGTTCCCGATTACCTCGACAAGTGTACAAACACTCCAAAAGGTGCAAAAGTTGATGCAGCAGGATGCCCTGTGGATTCTGACGGTGACGGCGTAGCAGATTATCTTGACAAATGCCCCAGTACCCCTGCAAAAACTGAAGTTGATGCAGACGGATGCCCGCTCAAAAAAGAAGTGGAAGTAATTGTCATCGAAAAAGAACCAACAGTAGTAGTGCTCAGTGGAGATGCCAATTTCGAATTTGGAAAAGCAACACTTCTGCCAAGCGCCTACTCAGATCTTGACGCCTTAGCCAAAACCATGAAGGAAAACCCCATGTACAAATGGGAAGTTGCCGGTCACACGGACGGAGTCGGACCAGCAGCCTACAATCTTGAACTCTCAAAACAGAGAGCACAATCAGTAGTTACATATCTGACTAATCATGGTGTCGACAAAAACTCACTCAAAATGGTCGGATACGGAAAAGACAACCCAATCGGTTCAAACGATACCCCTGAGGGCAGAGCAATGAACAGAAGAGTTGAAATAAAACTTCTATCTAAAAACTAA
- a CDS encoding LysE family transporter, giving the protein MITDAIMLFLKGLVIGFAMALPIGPVGVICVRKTLTDGRLAGMTVGLGAATADMLYGSIAAFGLTMISDTVFRERFWIQSVGGLLLLFIGVRTFMTEPKPPKASVEQENKWHSYIYILILTLTNPLTIFSFIGVFAALGLAEGLGVWSATILVTGVFAGSTLWFFVLSTGATFFRKKLDVAGLRWVNRVAGLLIIITGVIAVGTLVSYL; this is encoded by the coding sequence ATGATAACTGATGCAATCATGCTGTTTCTCAAAGGACTTGTCATTGGTTTTGCCATGGCACTGCCAATCGGTCCTGTTGGAGTCATCTGCGTAAGGAAAACTCTCACGGACGGACGACTGGCAGGGATGACAGTCGGACTTGGAGCCGCAACCGCAGATATGCTCTACGGCAGTATCGCAGCTTTTGGCTTGACCATGATCTCAGACACAGTATTCAGGGAGCGTTTTTGGATACAATCCGTTGGTGGACTTCTCCTGCTTTTTATAGGCGTCAGAACTTTCATGACGGAACCTAAACCACCAAAAGCAAGTGTCGAGCAGGAAAACAAGTGGCACTCATACATTTATATTCTAATACTTACCCTTACCAATCCTCTTACCATTTTTTCATTCATTGGAGTTTTTGCTGCCCTCGGTCTGGCTGAAGGACTCGGAGTCTGGTCTGCAACCATCCTCGTAACGGGTGTTTTCGCGGGCTCTACTCTCTGGTTTTTTGTGCTTAGTACAGGAGCAACTTTCTTCAGGAAGAAACTTGATGTTGCGGGGTTGCGCTGGGTAAACAGGGTAGCCGGATTATTAATAATTATTACCGGAGTGATCGCAGTCGGCACTTTGGTAAGTTATCTCTAA